One window of the Anaeromyxobacter dehalogenans 2CP-C genome contains the following:
- the def gene encoding peptide deformylase, translating to MVREIVIWPDPILKEVAQPVDRVDDGIRRLLDDMAETMYAADGVGLAAPQIAVKKRVIVIDTSPRQEGQTLLHLVNPEIVRGEGELTYTEGCLSIPGEAEDVDRFARVWVRALDRQGKPFELEADGLLAVALQHETDHLNGTMFVDHLSSLKRELIRKRMKKLKAQRASETADEVKGAARHESAL from the coding sequence ATGGTTCGTGAAATCGTCATCTGGCCCGATCCCATCCTGAAGGAAGTCGCCCAGCCCGTGGACCGGGTGGACGACGGCATCCGCCGCCTGCTCGACGACATGGCCGAGACCATGTACGCCGCGGACGGCGTCGGCCTCGCCGCCCCCCAGATCGCGGTGAAGAAGCGCGTCATCGTGATCGACACGTCCCCCCGCCAGGAGGGGCAGACGCTCCTCCACCTGGTGAACCCGGAGATCGTCCGCGGCGAGGGCGAGCTCACCTACACCGAGGGCTGCCTGTCGATCCCCGGCGAGGCGGAGGACGTGGACCGCTTCGCGCGCGTGTGGGTGCGGGCGCTCGACCGCCAGGGCAAGCCGTTCGAGCTGGAGGCGGACGGGCTGCTCGCCGTGGCGCTGCAGCACGAGACCGACCACCTGAACGGCACCATGTTCGTGGACCACCTCTCGAGCCTGAAGCGCGAGCTCATCCGCAAGCGGATGAAGAAGCTGAAGGCCCAGCGCGCGTCCGAGACCGCGGACGAGGTGAAGGGCGCGGCCCGGCACGAGTCGGCGCTGTAG